Proteins encoded within one genomic window of Mycolicibacterium monacense:
- a CDS encoding class I SAM-dependent methyltransferase, which produces MTKRVPDQKLTLAEILELFVAGQEPLKFSAYDGSTAGPADAELGLHLKTPRGTTYLATAPGDLGLARAYVSGDLELTGVHPGDPYELLRALTEKMNFKLPPAKVLRNVVRSIGLEHFKPIAPPPQEALPRWRRIAEGLRHSKARDAEVIHHHYDVSNTFYEWVLGPSMTYTCACYPQPDATLEEAQENKYRLVFEKLRLQPGARLLDLGCGWGGMVRYAARHGVKTVGVTLSKEQALWGQKAIADEGLTELAEIRHSDYRDVREIGFDAVSSIGLTEHIGVHNYPSYFRFLQSKLRNGGLLLNHCITRPDNHSAPTAGGFIDRYVFPDGELTGSGRIITEAQNVGLEVVHEENLRHHYAMTLRDWCRNLVEHWDEAVAEVGLGTAKVWGLYMAGSRLGFETNIVQLHQVLAVKLDERGNDGGLPLRPWWSA; this is translated from the coding sequence ATGACGAAACGCGTACCGGACCAGAAGCTGACGCTGGCGGAGATCCTCGAGCTCTTCGTCGCGGGTCAGGAACCGTTGAAGTTCAGTGCGTACGACGGCAGTACGGCGGGGCCGGCGGACGCCGAGCTCGGCCTGCACCTCAAGACGCCGCGCGGCACCACGTATCTGGCCACCGCGCCGGGTGATCTGGGCCTGGCTCGCGCGTACGTCTCCGGCGACCTGGAGCTCACGGGCGTCCATCCTGGGGATCCGTACGAGTTGCTGCGCGCGCTGACCGAGAAGATGAACTTCAAGTTGCCGCCGGCGAAGGTGCTGCGCAACGTCGTGCGCTCCATCGGTTTGGAGCATTTCAAGCCGATCGCCCCGCCGCCGCAGGAGGCGCTGCCGCGGTGGCGCCGGATCGCCGAGGGGTTGCGGCACAGCAAGGCTCGTGACGCCGAGGTGATCCACCACCACTACGACGTGTCGAACACGTTCTACGAGTGGGTGCTCGGACCGTCGATGACCTACACGTGCGCGTGCTATCCGCAGCCGGACGCGACGCTGGAGGAGGCGCAGGAGAACAAGTACCGGTTGGTGTTCGAGAAGCTGCGCCTGCAGCCCGGTGCCCGCCTGCTCGACCTCGGGTGCGGCTGGGGTGGCATGGTGCGGTACGCGGCCCGACACGGGGTGAAGACCGTCGGCGTCACACTGTCGAAGGAACAGGCGCTGTGGGGTCAGAAGGCGATCGCCGACGAGGGGCTGACCGAGCTCGCGGAGATCCGGCACAGCGACTACCGCGACGTGCGCGAGATCGGGTTCGACGCGGTGTCGTCGATCGGGCTGACCGAGCACATCGGTGTGCACAACTATCCGTCGTATTTCCGGTTCCTGCAGTCGAAGTTGCGCAACGGCGGGCTGCTCCTCAACCACTGCATCACCCGGCCGGACAACCATTCCGCGCCGACCGCCGGTGGCTTCATCGACCGTTACGTGTTCCCCGACGGGGAGCTCACCGGCTCGGGCCGCATCATCACCGAGGCGCAGAACGTCGGCCTCGAGGTGGTGCACGAGGAGAATCTGCGCCACCACTATGCGATGACGCTGCGCGACTGGTGCCGCAACCTCGTCGAGCACTGGGACGAGGCGGTCGCCGAGGTGGGGCTGGGCACCGCGAAGGTGTGGGGTCTCTACATGGCGGGGTCACGGCTCGGCTTCGAGACGAACATCGTTCAGCTGCACCAGGTTCTGGCGGTCAAGCTGGACGAGCGCGGCAATGACGGCGGGCTGCCGCTGCGGCCGTGGTGGTCGGCGTAG